From Topomyia yanbarensis strain Yona2022 chromosome 1, ASM3024719v1, whole genome shotgun sequence, one genomic window encodes:
- the LOC131675933 gene encoding uncharacterized protein LOC131675933 — translation MRPVKHILLEVSHFEILNIHRWCVEVEPFAPVKYFYNATEEKNAAKNTNSRKQSRQQDGQQRLTSEIKRKADRMNATHVQQRLQKLLEQQGLSLSQSGYAFVSADSATSAIDTPQKMMSQDPLDSSISESSTGWNSSQKTNILSASASVTSTTSNPYHVAAICGSQMSPDIPSCVNTTQDQPKTLITDNTSNEHTTCRRSIDIDLMPHVIAGATATIHVPDCTQELLVLHTLPKFVEINTAPNSSSQAQHLLHLVSNDALSPSEFTTSVVRSNTQAFSNPVQQVLQPKLDDQLSKPEDLSIPKKTVPSRIEPFTVHTDTPNELSEPYEIDFIVDVPTFSPVQSLESQHSTSQMSSTIEGNENCGKCDVWENQALENKNTIKKLRRKIKLLKKELAQSNDHALSLSRELQDLKDRQQIPSVTFTIQSDFDITLEEIKNIDRNATTDSQFISNLAIHFFGVDRLKTMSVTGQPTPRFKNKLNADGSLLYPAKEQIDPKILKFIFEKLVERVAMRLGPHKIREIAHYANEKLVNKSIAQKISNLNKIETNRVPFGINRIGNGNRN, via the exons atgcgacctgtaaagcatattttattag AAgtcagccattttgaaatattgaacatACATAGGTGGTGCGTTGAGGTTGAACCATTTGCTCCAGTTAAATACTTTTATAATgccaccgaagaaaaaaatgctgctaaaaatacaaattctcGTAAAC AATCCCGCCAACAGGATGGACAGCAAAGGCTAACCTCTGAAATTAAGAGAAAAGCAGACCGGATGAATGCAACTCACGTACAACAGCGA TTGCAAAAGCTTCTCGAGCAGCAGGGACTATCGCTCAGTCAATCTGGGTACGCGTTTGTATCAGCCGACTCTGCGACTAGTGCTATAGATACACCGCAGAAAATGATGTCACAGGATCCACTAGATTCATCGATTTCGGAATCTTCGACGGGTTGGAATAGTTCCCAGAAAACTAACATTCTATCTGCTAGTGCGTCAGTAACTTCAACAACAAGCAACCCTTACCATGTTGCAGCTATATGTGGATCTCAAATGTCACCCGATATTCCAAGTTGTGTCAATACTACTCAGGACCAGCCAAAAACACTCATCACAGATAATACAAGTAACGAACATACTACCTGTCGACGAAGCATTGATATTGATCTAATGCCACATGTTATCGCGGGTGCCACGGCTACCATACACGTCCCAGATTGCACCCAGGAGTTACTGGTTCTACATACACTGCCAAAGTTTGTTGAAATCAACACTGCGCCAAATTCGTCGAGCCAGGCACAACATCTTTTACATCTAGtttcaaatgatgcgctgtcgCCTTCGGAGTTCACAACTTCGGTTGTGAGATCAAATACTCAGGCATTTTCTAACCCGGTACAGCAGGTACTACAACCAAAACTGGATGACCAGCTATCAAAGCCTGAAGATCTCAGCATTCCTAAGAAAACAGTTCCTAGTCGGATTGAACCATTTACTGTACATACTGATACTCCGAATGAGCTGAGCGAACCATATGAAATTGATTTCATAGTCGATGTACCAACATTTTCACCAGTACAATCGCTCGAAAGCCAACACTCAACGTCGCAGATGTCATCAACAATTGAAGGTAATGAAAATTGCGGCAAATGTGacgtttgggaaaatcaagCGCTGGAGAACAAGAATACCATTAAGAAACTTCGTAGAAAAATCAAGCTGCTCAAAAAGGAATTAGCCCAATCAAATGACCACGCACTGTCTCTTTCACGGGAGCTACAGGATTTGAAGGATCGGCAACAAATTCCTTCG GTCACATTCACGATTCAATCTGATTTCGACATCACGCTGGAAGAAATTAAAAACATCGATCGCAATGCTACCACGGATAGCCAATTTATTTCTAATTTGGCGATTCACTTCTTTGGAGTTGACAGATTGAAAACAATGAGTGTGACAGGACAACCTACGCCACGATTCAAAAACAAACTGAACGCAGATGGTTCGCTTTTGTACCCGGCAAAAGAGCAAATTGACCctaaaattcttaaatttatttttg aaaaacttgttgaacgtgttgcCATGCGCCTGGGACCACACAAAATTCGTGAAATTGCACACTATGCCAACGAGAAGCTGGTAAATAAAAGTATTGCCCAAAAAATTTCGAATCTCAACAAAATCGAAACTAACCGCGTGCCTTTTGGTATAAATAGAATCGGTAATGGAAATCGAAATTAA